From a single Phoenix dactylifera cultivar Barhee BC4 unplaced genomic scaffold, palm_55x_up_171113_PBpolish2nd_filt_p 000119F, whole genome shotgun sequence genomic region:
- the LOC103705620 gene encoding syntaxin-52-like — MASSSDSWLRELNEASKLADDIGAMISERGSLPPSGPDTQRHTSAIRRKITILGTKLDSLESLLSKLPSKQPISNKELHKRRDMLSNLRSKAKQMASTLNMSNFAKREDLLGQSKSTDEINRTAGLDNHGVVGLQRQIMREQDEGLERLEETVLSTKHIALTVNEELDLHTRLIDNLDHHVDLTGSRLQRVQRRLAILNKRTKGGCSCMCLLLSVVAMVILAVIVWALIKYL; from the exons ATGGCATCCTCTTCAGATTCATGGTTGAGGGAGTTAAATGAAGCCTCCAAGCTCGCAGATGATATCGGTGCCATGATTTCTGAAAGAGGTTCTCTGCCTCCATCGGGACCAGATACCCAACGTCATACATCTGCCATTCGGAGGAAGATAACAATTCTTGGGACTAAACTTGATAGTTTGGAGTCCCTGCTCTCCAAGCTTCCTAGCAAACAGCCAAT ATCAAATAAGGAGTTGCATAAGCGCCGGGACATGCTCTCAAATTTGAGATCTAAAGCAAAACAGATGGCCTCTACATTAAATATGTCAAACTTTGCTAAGAG GGAAGACTTGCTTGGACAAAGTAAATCAACTGATGAGATAAATAGAACTGCAGGATTGGATAATCATGGTGTTGTTGGTTTACAGAGGCAGATTATGAGAG AGCAAGACGAGGGCCTTGAGAGGTTGGAAGAGACAGTGCTGAGCACAAAACATATTGCATTAACAGTTAATGAGGAGTTGGATCTGCATACAAGATTGATC GATAACTTGGACCATCATGTGGACTTAACCGGTTCAAGGCTCCAG CGAGTGCAAAGGAGACTAGCAATTCTTAACAAGCGCACAAAAGGTGGTTGTTCGTGCATGTGCCTGCTCTTATCGGTTGTTGCTATGGTAATTCTGGCTGTTATTGTTTGGGCTCTTATCAAATATTTGTAG